In a single window of the Candidatus Omnitrophota bacterium genome:
- a CDS encoding homocysteine S-methyltransferase family protein — MSITSKEFLQLAREKILILDGAMGTMIQRHALQEKDFRGKRFAGHPVDLKGNNDLLSLTRPELIRQVHADFLRAGAQIIETNTF; from the coding sequence ATGAGCATCACTTCAAAGGAATTCCTGCAACTGGCCCGGGAAAAAATCCTGATTCTGGACGGCGCCATGGGCACCATGATCCAGCGCCATGCCTTGCAGGAAAAGGATTTCCGTGGGAAGCGCTTCGCCGGTCACCCGGTGGACCTCAAGGGGAATAACGACCTCCTGAGTCTGACCCGCCCGGAGCTCATCCGCCAGGTGCACGCGGATTTCCTGCGGGCCGGCGCCCAGATCATCGAAACTAACACTTTTA